The following proteins are co-located in the Triticum aestivum cultivar Chinese Spring chromosome 1A, IWGSC CS RefSeq v2.1, whole genome shotgun sequence genome:
- the LOC123045990 gene encoding uncharacterized protein yields MRELVIYVDLHSGSRGADAKREKKRIMPNSFDGSLDFFTVMPPNLLDISKDEEHCLLSLLVEYLEQCEGHWDPERVPESMYKHLQLLLHIMLHLQVNIICEQAYTLAKAVVASSGAFDENFAEIDAWFGFLAWL; encoded by the exons ATGCGCGAGCTCGTCATCTATGTCGACCTCCACTCTGGCTCACGTGGCGCCGACGCCAAGCGGGAGAAG AAG AGGATAATGCCCAACTCATTTGATGGGTCACTTGACTTCTTTACGGTTATGCCACCTAATCTGTTGGATATATCCAAGGATGAGGAGCACTGCTTATTGTCCCTTTTAGTTGAGTATTTAGAGCAATGTGAGGGACATTGGGACCCAGAGAGAGTTCCAGAATCAATGTACAAGCATTTGCAACTACTGCTTCATATCATGTTGCATTTACAAGTTAATATCATCTGTGAGCAAGCGTACACTTTGGCTAAAGCTGTTGTGGCAAGTTCTGGTGCGTTTGATGAGAATTTTGCGGAGATTGATGCATGGTTTGGTTTTCTTGCCTGGTTGTGA
- the LOC123045981 gene encoding uncharacterized protein produces MARESTASEIFRRRLMIDGVDRKDAKDNQSAALDHLHDYYKKALHRLPPKLIPSLLEAGFSFGFLDPVSNIIANTVSQELQKSRKRKRSRAGSYTNTKKGKEKKHSQGLRDTAISKIITESSKDILLVPRFTTLRNSSIAARSLAGLVTFLTSYFRYLTTCDALRYLRLSEADLLVAVRLIHEDRDIHTFTIHVPTAKIALQCAAISALHPTVAILVSRSFSLASCVDKASNLLATQDCISYSNIMELSKLFTSSKDTINQLNHVHHAVSKMQRRKRKTILVELGLEISLKMVLLDRIHLFYLKAISCIPKNDLCSRHHRGLLKAGHCYGPFDPVTNIILNTIWYDTMFPPSQEFEVEMICTKSLARTEFLSLCGLVGYICACFPAYSVYEAMKCLLLCNARIDRVIDETAKEQGHDGHIPFSESFAYDTAARTARHPSPTALVEFAMTLMPQVGKTLQSTLEIKQVLSSSDVCAISRTFSQTLPPAKSLEPVEKLSENASKIISEHQDNFKACQSTIVKKAEAALHRYAKKTGQEYELHFICDVNSTIPEHGACYCPHSYKYPFAHMNVWARRRGSQNVDQVPTLFFIQFNNRDEDMESVAFLCCPIFDLSKDAGRCYHCEQKGIKIIHPSSEPYIGRDAEFEGMARGESAVNNKELIRYGQIGTLLDCTIEDEDSIYFDPAWDVDFTIFINETARDRAMVQKLMKDSPGSVSDWIDKMMYEESLKPKLARKIIYA; encoded by the exons ATGGCGAGAGAGTCCACGGCGAGCGAAATCTTCCGCCGTCGCCTGATGATCGATGGTGTCGACCGGAAAGACGCCAAAGACAACCAGTCCGCGGCGCTGGATCACCTCCACGATTACTACAAGAAGGCGCTCCATCGACTACCGCCCAAGCTGATCCCGAGCCTCCTCGAGGCCGGCTTCAGCTTCGGTTTCCTCGACCCCGTCTCCAACATCATCGCCAACACCGTCTCCCAAGAGCTACAAAAGAGTAGGAAGAGGAAGAGATCACGGGCCGGCAGCTACACCAACACAAAGAAGGGGAAGGAAAAGAAGCATTCGCAGGGACTGAGGGACACGGCCATCTCCAAGATCATCACAGAGTCTAGCAAAGACATCTTACTCGTACCCCGGTTCACCACACTCCGGAACAGCAGCATTGCTGCCCGATCTCTTGCCGGCCTCGTTACTTTCCTCACCTCCTACTTCCGCTACCTTACCACCTGTGATGCCCTCCGCTACCTGCGTTTGTCAGAAGCCGACCTTCTCGTCGCTGTGCGTCTCATCCACGAAGATCGTGACATCCACACCTTCACCATCCACGTCCCTACTGCAAAAATAGCTCTGCAATGTGCTGCCATCTCCGCGTTGCATCCCACTGTCGCCATATTGGTGTCTCGATCCTTCTCGCTGGCTTCCTGTGTGGACAAGGCCTCCAACCTTCTAGCGACACAGGACTGCATCAGCTATTCCAATATAATGGAACTCTCCAAGTTATTCACCTCCAGCAAGGATACGATAAACCAATTGAATCATGTACATCACGCAGTTTCAAAGATGCAACGCAGAAAAAGGAAGACTATTCTGGTTGAGCTTGGGCTAGAAATCTCTCTCAAGATGGTGCTTCTTGATCGAATCCATCTGTTCTACCTCAAGGCGATTTCCTGCATACCAAAGAATGACTTGTGCTCACGCCACCACCGTGGTCTCCTTAAGGCTGGCCACTGCTACGGTCCTTTCGATCCTGTGACCAACATCATCCTCAACACCATTTGGTATGACACCATGTTTCCTCCAAGTCAAGAGTTTGAGGTTGAAATGATCTGCACAAAGAGCCTCGCGCGCACCGAGTTCCTCTCCCTATGTGGTCTTGTTGGCTACATCTGTGCCTGCTTCCCTGCTTATTCTGTATATGAAGCTATGAAGTGCCTGCTTCTCTGCAACGCCAGAATTGATCGGGTCATTGATGAAACAGCAAAAGAACAAGGTCACGATGGACACATCCCTTTTTCTGAATCTTTTGCGTATGATACAGCAGCTCGCACAGCACGTCATCCCAGCCCTACTGCACTCGTAGAATTTGCAATGACACTGATGCCACAGGTAGGGAAAACCCTTCAGTCAACACTTGAGATTAAGCAGGTCCTCTCTTCCAGTGATGTTTGTGCGATATCTAGAACTTTTTCACAAACATTACCGCCTGCCAAATCTTTGGAGCCGGTTGAGAAATTGAGCGAGAATGCCTCCAAGATTATATCTGAGCACCAGGATAACTTTAAGGCTTGCCAGAGTACAATTGTCAAAAAAGCTGAAGCTGCATTACACAGATATGCAAAAAAGACG GGACAGGAATACGAGCTTCATTTTATCTGTGATGTGAATTCTACAATACCTGAGCATGGCGCATGCTACTGCCCGCACAGCTACAAATACCCATTTGCTCACATGAATGTCTGGGCAAGACGAAGAGGTTCCCAGAACGTTGATCAAGTTCCAACGCTCTTCTTCATCCAGTTTAACAATAGGGATGAAGACATGGAAAGTGTGGCATTTTTGTGCTGTCCTATATTTGATCTATCAAAAGATGCTG GTCGCTGCTATCATTGTGAGCAAAAGGGGATCAAGATCATTCATCCATCTTCAGAACCATACATTGGGCGTGACGCAGAATTTGAAGGTATGGCTCGTGGAGAAAGTGCAGTGAACAACAAAGAACTTATTCGATATGGGCAGATCGGTACTTTGCTTGATTGTACGATCGAAGACGAAGACTCCATCTATTTTGATCCTGCCTGGGATGTTGATTTTACTATATTTATCAATGAGACTGCTAGGGATCGAGCGATGGTGCAGAAATTGATGAAGGATAGTCCAGGGAGCGTGAGCGACTGGATAGACAAAATGATGTATGAGGAGTCTTTGAAACCTAAGTTAGCAAGGAAAATCATATACGCCTGA